From Aedes albopictus strain Foshan chromosome 1, AalbF5, whole genome shotgun sequence, one genomic window encodes:
- the LOC134291283 gene encoding uncharacterized protein LOC134291283: MAMEQLSVSKTNSNAEVLDTIKQLTTNTKQGSHYTEDIRTFAMGMHYHSPAAYEFAKEKLSSGDDLPHKSTISQWYNVVDCKPGISAEALEIVNNKVKAMEEKGKQLLANLVMDEMSIRKQLFTEPDGTVGGCTNVGFDIGLKQEMATEALI, encoded by the exons ATGGCGATGGAACAACTCTCAGTATCCAAAACCAACAGTAATGCTGAAGTTTTAGAT ACAATCAAGCAGCTGACAACCAATACAAAACAAGGCTCACACTACACCGAAGATATCCGAACGTTTGCCATGGGAATGCATTACCATTCTCCAGCCGCGTATGAGTTCGCAAAGGAGAAACTTAGCTCCGGCGATGATCTGCCCCACAAATCGACCATTTCGCAGTGGTACAATGTTGTGGATTGCAAACCTGGGATTTCAGCGGAAGCACTAGAGATCGTCAATAACAAAGTCAAAGCAATGGAGGAAAAGGGTAAACAGCTTCTAGCAAATTTGGTCATGGACGAGATGTCCATCAGGAAGCAGTTATTTACTGAACCAGACGGGACAGTTGGAGGCTGCACGAATGTTGGATTCGATATTGGCCTCAAACAAGAGATGGCCACGGAGGCATTA